A single genomic interval of Spirosoma linguale DSM 74 harbors:
- a CDS encoding Cytochrome-c oxidase (PFAM: cytochrome c oxidase subunit I~KEGG: bur:Bcep18194_C7361 cytochrome-c oxidase): MVMTGVIIIAALFMGWLFSGHVTLRTGNVSHRADELHTETDAREAAQSGHEPQSKLRRYLFSEDHKTIARQYLITGISWAIIGIFLSVLFRLQLGFQRLNLDFLRPLLGDWINQDGKLDQDFYLQLVTMHGTIMVFFVLTAGLSGTFSNFLIPLQIGARDMASGFLNMLSYWFFFTASVVMLSSFFVQSGPAGTGWVIYPPLSALPQAHRGSGSGLTLWLISIALFIISQLLGGINYITTVINLRTRGMSFSKLPLTIWSFLLTAILGLISFPVLLSAVLLLIFDRHFGTSFYLSEIYIKGEALPNMGGSPILFQHLFWFFGHPEVYIVILPALGITSEIIATNARKPIFGYRAMIASMMGIAFLSFIVWGHHMFVSGMNPFLGSVFMFLTLIIAVPSAVKAFNYITTLWRGNIRFTPAMLFSIGLVSFFVSGGLTGIILGNSVLDIQLHDTYFVVAHFHLVMGAASAFGLLAGTYHWYPKMFGRMLNEKLGYAHFWLTFIGIYLVFFPMHYLGIAGFPRRYYAFTSYDFTKGTFADMNAFITIAAIVTFTAQWLFIWNVVYSYFKGQKAPQNPWRSNTLEWTAPIHPGHGNWPGKLPAVYRWPYDYSKPGAIDDFIPQNVPYSLTHSSNLPHENEQIALEKEVEAQNLNDPFSQPH, encoded by the coding sequence ATGGTAATGACAGGTGTAATCATTATTGCCGCCCTATTTATGGGCTGGCTTTTTAGCGGCCATGTTACTCTGCGAACGGGTAATGTCAGTCACCGGGCCGATGAACTCCATACGGAAACCGATGCCCGTGAGGCCGCCCAATCTGGTCACGAACCGCAAAGTAAATTGCGTAGATACTTGTTTTCGGAAGATCATAAAACGATTGCCCGACAGTATCTGATTACGGGCATTAGCTGGGCCATCATAGGTATTTTTTTATCCGTCCTGTTTCGGCTTCAACTGGGATTTCAGCGCCTGAATCTCGATTTCCTGCGTCCACTGCTGGGTGACTGGATCAACCAGGACGGTAAGCTCGATCAGGATTTTTACCTTCAACTCGTCACCATGCACGGTACCATTATGGTCTTTTTTGTGCTCACAGCCGGGCTCAGTGGTACGTTTTCCAATTTCCTGATTCCGCTGCAAATCGGTGCCCGCGACATGGCCTCTGGCTTTCTGAACATGCTGTCGTACTGGTTCTTTTTTACGGCGAGCGTAGTTATGTTATCGTCCTTCTTTGTTCAGTCTGGGCCGGCGGGCACGGGCTGGGTAATTTATCCGCCCCTCAGCGCCTTGCCCCAGGCCCATCGGGGGTCTGGTAGCGGACTAACGCTCTGGCTGATCAGTATAGCCCTGTTTATTATCTCCCAATTGCTGGGCGGCATCAATTACATCACCACGGTCATAAACCTACGCACACGGGGCATGTCGTTTAGTAAACTTCCACTGACGATCTGGTCTTTCCTGCTAACGGCGATCTTAGGGTTAATTTCATTCCCGGTCCTCTTGTCCGCGGTGCTACTACTCATTTTTGACCGCCATTTCGGGACGAGTTTTTATTTGTCCGAGATTTATATCAAGGGAGAAGCATTGCCCAATATGGGCGGAAGCCCCATTTTATTCCAGCACCTGTTCTGGTTTTTTGGTCACCCCGAAGTCTACATTGTTATTCTACCGGCCCTGGGGATCACCTCCGAAATCATCGCGACCAATGCCCGTAAACCCATTTTTGGGTACCGGGCCATGATTGCCTCCATGATGGGGATTGCCTTTCTGTCGTTTATCGTCTGGGGACATCATATGTTCGTGTCGGGTATGAACCCGTTTCTAGGATCTGTGTTCATGTTCCTGACGCTGATCATTGCTGTCCCCTCCGCAGTAAAAGCGTTTAATTACATCACGACCTTATGGCGAGGCAATATTCGCTTTACACCCGCCATGCTGTTTTCCATCGGTCTGGTATCGTTTTTCGTTTCCGGTGGTCTCACCGGCATCATTTTGGGTAATTCGGTTTTAGATATTCAACTGCATGATACGTATTTCGTGGTGGCTCATTTTCACCTGGTGATGGGAGCCGCTTCGGCCTTCGGACTGCTGGCAGGTACGTATCACTGGTATCCCAAGATGTTCGGCCGGATGTTGAACGAAAAGCTGGGGTATGCGCACTTCTGGCTAACGTTCATTGGCATCTACCTGGTCTTTTTCCCCATGCACTATCTGGGTATTGCCGGTTTTCCCAGGCGTTACTATGCCTTTACCAGCTATGATTTTACGAAAGGTACGTTTGCCGACATGAATGCCTTCATCACGATAGCCGCCATTGTTACTTTCACGGCTCAGTGGCTATTCATCTGGAATGTTGTCTATAGCTACTTTAAGGGACAAAAGGCTCCCCAGAACCCCTGGCGGTCGAACACCCTTGAATGGACGGCACCCATCCACCCGGGTCATGGCAACTGGCCGGGTAAACTACCCGCCGTTTACCGCTGGCCCTACGATTATAGCAAGCCCGGCGCCATCGACGATTTTATTCCGCAGAATGTACCTTACTCACTGACCCACTCGTCTAATCTGCCGCACGAAAATGAGCAGATTGCGCTAGAGAAAGAAGTTGAGGCCCAAAACCTAAACGATCCGTTTTCCCAGCCACACTGA
- a CDS encoding PAS/PAC sensor signal transduction histidine kinase (KEGG: geo:Geob_1824 PAS/PAC sensor signal transduction histidine kinase~TIGRFAM: PAS sensor protein~PFAM: ATP-binding region ATPase domain protein; PAS fold-3 domain protein; PAS fold domain protein; PAS fold-4 domain protein; histidine kinase A domain protein~SMART: ATP-binding region ATPase domain protein; histidine kinase A domain protein; PAC repeat-containing protein; PAS domain containing protein), translating into MSAENPSPLDSTETSSSNEYQQRLLTAFAQAFWETDAQGMATADSPSWRAFTGQTLQQWLGEGWLKAVHPEDHAYALEQWQEALRSQHPMNAEFRLQTPQATWCWTNVRASPILNAEGSIQGWMGIVLDITPQKQAELALRKSEEQFRLLVTASSDIVYKMSPDWSRMEQLMGKSFLADTTQPSATWLQTYIPAEDQPSVQAVIQQAIRTKSIFELEHRVRKADGTVGWTFSRAIPRLDEQGRIQEWLGVASDITQRRQAEEALRQSEARLRAVLESIVDGVYIGTLEGITLINQTALEQLGYATPDELNRHVGTLAGEIQTRDWQTGVLIPLEQQAFARALRGERVVQDVLVRHRLSGQDRVVRCAAGPVLVDEQVVAAVAINADVTDIVRVHRQVEESERRLQQAIELAELGTYTIEVATDRITKSARVADWYGLPERTTVASSFGSIQARDRQRVNQVLTDALRPESSSFYQVEYTIIHPRTGQQRILRTNGQVHRDASGQPLRVEGIVVDITTQRQSQLALEQQVAQRTQELAAAMQQLEATNEALVVTSGQYALLNQELRASTAEVGKANNDLEEANRQLSRSNQNLEQFAYIASHDLQEPLRKIQQFGDLLKSHVPPSSEENAYLERMQAAASRMSRLIKDLLAFSRIAMGQVLAEPVSLADVLRRVQDTLSLAIEESSAQIQLDDLPTLPGNATQLEQLFQNLLSNAIKFSRTNQAGEPIIPQIRITSQMMNANELGVTVKPSRAATSYYQIEVADNGIGFDEKYTPRIFQVFQRLHGRNEFAGTGVGLAIVQKVVDNHGGAISVSSQPGQGARFRVYLPA; encoded by the coding sequence ATGAGTGCCGAAAATCCTTCCCCGCTTGATTCAACGGAGACTAGTTCATCGAACGAGTATCAGCAACGCCTGTTGACCGCCTTCGCCCAAGCGTTTTGGGAAACCGATGCCCAGGGGATGGCCACGGCCGACTCACCCAGTTGGCGGGCGTTTACGGGCCAAACCCTCCAGCAATGGCTGGGGGAAGGTTGGCTAAAGGCAGTTCACCCGGAAGACCACGCCTACGCCCTGGAACAATGGCAGGAGGCGCTGCGTAGCCAACACCCGATGAACGCCGAGTTTCGCTTGCAAACGCCCCAGGCAACCTGGTGCTGGACCAACGTGCGGGCTAGTCCTATACTCAACGCCGAGGGATCAATCCAGGGCTGGATGGGCATTGTTCTTGATATTACGCCGCAAAAGCAGGCTGAGTTGGCTTTACGCAAGAGTGAAGAACAGTTCCGTCTGTTAGTGACGGCCAGTTCGGATATCGTCTACAAAATGAGTCCCGACTGGTCCCGGATGGAGCAACTCATGGGCAAGTCGTTTCTGGCCGATACCACCCAGCCCAGTGCCACCTGGCTTCAGACCTATATCCCGGCCGAAGACCAACCGTCGGTGCAGGCCGTGATTCAGCAAGCCATTCGTACCAAAAGTATATTCGAACTTGAACACCGGGTACGCAAAGCCGATGGAACAGTAGGCTGGACGTTTTCAAGGGCCATTCCCCGGTTGGACGAGCAGGGCCGCATTCAGGAGTGGCTGGGTGTGGCCAGTGATATTACCCAGCGTCGACAGGCGGAGGAAGCCTTGCGTCAAAGCGAAGCCCGCCTGCGGGCCGTGCTGGAAAGCATCGTTGATGGGGTCTACATCGGTACCCTGGAGGGCATAACCCTGATCAATCAAACCGCCCTGGAGCAGTTGGGGTATGCCACCCCCGATGAGTTGAATCGGCATGTGGGCACTCTGGCCGGTGAGATTCAGACCCGCGACTGGCAGACGGGGGTGCTCATTCCCCTCGAGCAGCAGGCATTTGCCCGGGCCTTAAGGGGCGAACGGGTGGTGCAGGATGTGCTGGTGCGGCATCGACTGAGTGGGCAAGATCGGGTAGTGCGGTGTGCGGCCGGGCCGGTGCTGGTTGATGAGCAGGTAGTGGCTGCGGTGGCCATCAATGCGGATGTCACGGATATCGTCAGAGTTCACCGACAGGTGGAAGAAAGTGAAAGGCGGCTTCAGCAGGCCATCGAGCTGGCCGAGCTGGGCACCTACACCATTGAAGTGGCCACCGATCGCATCACCAAATCAGCGCGGGTGGCCGACTGGTACGGCCTGCCTGAGCGGACCACGGTGGCGAGCTCGTTTGGGTCGATCCAGGCGAGGGATCGCCAGCGGGTGAATCAGGTGTTGACCGACGCCCTTCGGCCCGAATCATCGAGTTTTTATCAGGTCGAGTACACGATCATTCACCCCCGGACGGGCCAGCAGCGCATCCTGCGTACCAATGGACAGGTGCACCGGGATGCCTCGGGGCAACCCCTCCGCGTTGAGGGCATTGTGGTGGACATCACCACCCAGCGTCAGTCACAGCTGGCCCTTGAGCAACAAGTGGCCCAACGGACCCAGGAGCTGGCGGCAGCCATGCAGCAGTTAGAGGCCACCAATGAGGCGTTGGTGGTGACGAGTGGACAATATGCCCTGTTGAACCAGGAACTGAGAGCATCCACCGCCGAAGTCGGCAAGGCCAACAACGACCTGGAAGAAGCCAATCGCCAGTTGAGCCGCTCCAATCAGAACCTGGAACAGTTTGCTTACATTGCCTCTCACGATTTGCAGGAGCCTCTGCGCAAGATTCAACAGTTCGGCGATTTACTCAAGAGCCATGTGCCCCCCTCCAGCGAGGAAAACGCTTACCTGGAGCGCATGCAGGCAGCGGCCAGCCGCATGTCGCGGTTGATTAAAGATCTGCTGGCGTTTTCCCGCATCGCCATGGGTCAGGTCTTAGCGGAACCGGTATCCCTGGCGGACGTACTCCGGAGGGTACAGGATACCTTGTCGCTGGCTATCGAGGAGAGCTCCGCCCAAATTCAACTCGACGACTTACCGACCCTACCAGGCAATGCCACTCAATTAGAGCAACTCTTTCAGAATCTACTCTCGAACGCCATCAAGTTCAGCCGAACCAACCAGGCGGGGGAGCCGATTATCCCTCAGATTCGGATCACCAGCCAAATGATGAACGCCAACGAGTTAGGGGTGACTGTCAAACCGAGCCGAGCCGCCACCAGCTACTATCAAATCGAGGTAGCGGATAATGGGATTGGTTTTGATGAGAAGTATACCCCACGGATTTTTCAGGTGTTCCAGCGGCTGCATGGCAGGAACGAGTTTGCCGGTACGGGGGTGGGACTCGCGATTGTTCAGAAAGTGGTGGACAATCACGGTGGGGCCATTAGCGTTTCGAGCCAACCGGGGCAGGGTGCCCGATTCAGGGTGTATTTACCGGCCTAA
- a CDS encoding response regulator receiver protein (PFAM: response regulator receiver~SMART: response regulator receiver~KEGG: sfu:Sfum_2731 response regulator receiver protein), producing the protein MTSSPTVWVVDDDADDQFLLELAFQRIHPPIGIKQLYDGDELLPHLEKATSLPKLILLDLNMVRQNGFDTLRALREAAEYAHLPVIILTTSSAETDRTQSQQLKADGFLTKPLTNDDTVSMLQLLAHEWL; encoded by the coding sequence ATGACAAGTAGTCCCACGGTCTGGGTGGTTGATGATGACGCTGACGACCAGTTCCTGCTGGAACTAGCCTTTCAGCGCATTCATCCCCCCATAGGCATTAAACAGCTCTACGACGGTGACGAACTACTGCCTCACCTGGAGAAAGCCACTTCGCTGCCCAAGCTCATTTTGCTGGATTTAAATATGGTCCGTCAAAATGGGTTTGACACCCTGCGCGCGTTACGGGAGGCGGCCGAGTATGCGCATCTACCCGTCATTATCCTGACGACCTCCAGTGCTGAGACGGATAGGACGCAATCGCAGCAGTTGAAGGCCGATGGCTTTCTGACCAAACCGCTGACCAATGATGACACGGTGAGCATGTTACAGTTACTGGCCCATGAATGGCTTTAA
- a CDS encoding response regulator receiver protein (PFAM: response regulator receiver~KEGG: sfu:Sfum_2731 response regulator receiver protein), giving the protein MPLRSNQHCEIILFDEDDDDYFFLKKAFQAHSDQITLHHLTDPATLLASLQSATTLPSLILLDLQMRGNDGFDILNSLKQDVHLRDVPVVVWSAAMTDQQVNHCYQAGASSVVIKSDNQLDLERVIRHLCDYWFSAVQLPFYAKQSDC; this is encoded by the coding sequence ATGCCCTTAAGGTCGAATCAACACTGTGAAATCATCCTCTTCGATGAGGATGATGACGATTACTTCTTTTTGAAAAAAGCCTTTCAAGCCCATTCGGATCAGATCACGCTGCATCACCTGACTGATCCGGCAACCCTACTAGCTTCCCTGCAAAGCGCCACGACCTTGCCCAGTCTGATCCTTTTGGATTTGCAGATGAGGGGTAACGATGGGTTTGATATCCTGAATAGCCTTAAACAAGATGTTCATCTACGGGATGTACCCGTGGTGGTCTGGTCGGCCGCCATGACTGACCAGCAAGTCAATCACTGTTACCAGGCAGGGGCTAGTTCGGTGGTGATCAAGTCGGACAATCAACTCGATCTGGAACGGGTCATTCGCCACCTGTGTGACTACTGGTTCAGTGCGGTTCAGTTACCCTTCTACGCCAAGCAGTCGGATTGTTGA
- a CDS encoding GAF sensor signal transduction histidine kinase (PFAM: ATP-binding region ATPase domain protein; GAF domain protein~SMART: ATP-binding region ATPase domain protein; GAF domain protein~KEGG: rlt:Rleg2_5176 GAF sensor signal transduction histidine kinase), giving the protein MNKYTDSELKQDVERVNQIAIVPILLDVICQTTGMGFAAVARVTSSRWITCSVRDDIQFGLVPGAELKLETTICNEIQGSHQPVVIDHVDQSELYWNHHTPAQYGFQSYISFPIFLKTGELFGTLCAIDPKPARLDNPRIKGLFTAFADLISFHLQQTDLLEQSDQAVTNLSRQLTQSEDENRQYRHIANHNLQEPLRKLRLFSTMLVDVIRRNEMDQAEATALKINGAAEKFARMIKDLANFSVLDQTDGALQETNLHEVLSVVATQLAPKLRAKKASLQVGELPIIQAIPIQIEQLFYHLLDNSIKFARQQELLVISVTSQVVAGSWLGKSLSQGSAYVHIQVVDNGIGMPQSQLEKLFDMFAKLPADTAGHGEGFGLTYSRKVVHNHGGQIKIESEVNRGTTVSILLPVY; this is encoded by the coding sequence ATGAACAAGTATACCGATAGTGAGCTGAAGCAAGATGTCGAGCGCGTTAACCAGATTGCGATCGTCCCCATCTTGCTCGATGTGATTTGTCAAACAACCGGTATGGGCTTTGCCGCCGTAGCCCGAGTCACCTCCAGCCGCTGGATTACCTGCAGCGTGCGAGACGACATTCAGTTTGGCCTAGTCCCGGGGGCTGAGTTGAAGCTGGAAACCACCATCTGTAATGAGATCCAGGGTTCCCATCAGCCGGTGGTGATCGATCATGTCGATCAGAGTGAACTCTATTGGAACCATCATACCCCAGCTCAATATGGCTTTCAGAGCTACATCTCCTTTCCCATCTTTTTGAAAACAGGCGAGCTTTTCGGTACCCTTTGCGCCATTGATCCCAAACCCGCCCGGCTCGACAACCCCAGGATTAAAGGCCTCTTCACCGCTTTTGCTGACCTGATCTCGTTTCATCTGCAGCAGACGGACTTACTGGAACAAAGCGATCAGGCGGTCACCAATTTGAGTCGACAGCTCACCCAAAGCGAGGATGAGAACCGACAGTATCGCCACATAGCCAATCATAACTTACAAGAACCTCTGCGCAAGCTGCGGCTGTTCAGTACGATGTTGGTGGATGTTATTCGAAGAAACGAGATGGATCAGGCGGAAGCTACTGCCCTGAAAATAAATGGGGCCGCCGAGAAGTTCGCCAGGATGATCAAGGACTTAGCCAACTTTTCAGTCTTAGATCAAACCGATGGGGCTCTTCAAGAGACGAATCTCCATGAGGTCTTATCGGTCGTAGCGACCCAATTAGCGCCTAAGTTGCGGGCTAAAAAGGCGAGTCTCCAAGTAGGTGAGCTGCCCATCATTCAAGCCATTCCCATCCAGATAGAGCAACTGTTCTATCACCTGTTAGACAATTCCATTAAGTTCGCCAGGCAACAAGAGCTTCTAGTTATCTCTGTCACCAGCCAGGTGGTAGCTGGTTCATGGTTGGGCAAGTCCTTATCTCAGGGCTCAGCGTATGTGCACATTCAAGTGGTCGATAATGGCATCGGGATGCCGCAATCCCAGCTGGAAAAGCTCTTTGATATGTTCGCCAAGTTGCCCGCCGACACGGCTGGCCATGGCGAAGGGTTTGGCTTAACCTACAGCCGCAAGGTGGTGCATAATCATGGTGGTCAAATTAAGATCGAATCGGAAGTCAATCGAGGCACAACGGTATCGATTCTTCTCCCCGTTTACTGA
- a CDS encoding hypothetical protein (KEGG: ank:AnaeK_3055 putative lipoprotein): MKNQYVSATLLGLFLGTAVLTSFTSKPAPPKRLVKNQPYTKAQIEKGKYLITIMGCGDCHAPKTMTPQGPVADPQLGLSGHPARIPMGKVTKNALNDWVLFHPMSTIAVGPWGASFAANLTPDATGIGSWSEEQFIIALTEGKSKGIRAARPLLPPMPWLSYTKMKREDLVAMFAYLKSCKPVENVVPQPISLDKL, encoded by the coding sequence ATGAAAAACCAATACGTCAGCGCCACACTTCTTGGCTTGTTTTTGGGCACTGCTGTCTTGACCTCATTCACCAGTAAGCCTGCTCCCCCAAAGCGGCTAGTCAAAAATCAGCCTTACACAAAAGCTCAAATTGAAAAAGGGAAATACTTAATCACAATCATGGGTTGTGGAGACTGTCATGCGCCTAAAACCATGACTCCTCAAGGACCGGTGGCCGATCCGCAACTGGGGCTGTCCGGTCACCCTGCCAGGATCCCCATGGGTAAGGTAACAAAGAATGCCTTGAACGACTGGGTGTTGTTTCACCCCATGAGCACCATTGCGGTTGGGCCCTGGGGCGCATCGTTTGCCGCTAACCTGACCCCGGATGCGACGGGCATCGGCAGCTGGTCGGAAGAACAGTTTATCATTGCCCTTACGGAGGGGAAAAGTAAAGGCATTCGCGCTGCACGGCCATTGCTGCCCCCCATGCCCTGGCTTAGCTATACCAAGATGAAGAGGGAAGACCTGGTGGCCATGTTTGCGTATTTGAAAAGCTGTAAACCCGTTGAGAATGTTGTGCCTCAGCCCATCAGCCTTGATAAGTTGTAA
- a CDS encoding histidine kinase (PFAM: ATP-binding region ATPase domain protein; histidine kinase A domain protein~SMART: ATP-binding region ATPase domain protein; histidine kinase A domain protein~KEGG: sde:Sde_0262 bacteriophytochrome-like protein), which produces MRNIPPINSESLAFHSLLINAIPGNNLVLLPDAPTFTIVAVSQDYLTALKLQREPLLGCGLFEVFFSDGRNQAAAQQLRQSLTQVVETKQPQSITNLRYERSYFQTYLLEGSAWRVANKPVIGPQGELLYIINTVEDITTEVQLVEAAQANRYLQTIINLFKEPMQVLQPVEEQDEIIDFRFTLTNQAYAAYANSTPERLAGKRVSEVFPGYKETASFSNPVETYKTGKPLTFEIHYDQDGLDLYNLMSTAKLGEEVVIHFTDFTHLRHLQLQLESKIRELNGSNQSLQEFAYVASHDLQEPLRKIQSFGDLLASQYADALGDGAAYVHRMQTAATRMSVLIRDLLDYSRLSTRPDQTTPVSLTDVLAVSLADLDLLIEETGAQVTVDSLPTVLGDLRQLGQLFQNLLSNALKFRRVDIPSRIEVRYRLVRGGELTFSGQPSQTAAAYHLIEVSDNGIGFEEQYRDRIFQVFQRLHGKNEFTGTGIGLAICEKVVTNHGGVITASSQPGQGATFSIYLPA; this is translated from the coding sequence ATGAGGAATATACCCCCAATCAACTCTGAAAGCCTGGCTTTCCATTCACTGCTCATTAATGCCATACCCGGTAATAATTTGGTTCTGCTGCCCGATGCACCAACTTTCACCATTGTTGCCGTCTCCCAGGACTACCTGACGGCACTCAAGCTGCAACGCGAGCCGTTGCTAGGTTGTGGCTTGTTTGAGGTGTTCTTCAGCGACGGGCGCAACCAAGCTGCTGCCCAACAACTCCGCCAATCGCTGACCCAGGTGGTAGAAACCAAACAACCCCAGTCAATAACGAACTTACGTTACGAGCGGTCCTACTTCCAAACCTACCTCCTTGAGGGGAGTGCCTGGCGGGTGGCCAACAAGCCCGTTATTGGCCCCCAGGGTGAACTCCTTTACATCATTAACACCGTAGAAGACATTACAACGGAGGTACAACTGGTGGAGGCCGCTCAGGCCAACCGTTATTTACAAACCATCATCAACTTGTTTAAAGAACCCATGCAGGTGCTGCAGCCGGTTGAAGAGCAGGACGAAATCATTGACTTTCGCTTTACCTTGACCAACCAGGCCTATGCCGCCTATGCGAATTCAACCCCGGAACGATTGGCGGGGAAACGGGTGAGTGAGGTATTTCCCGGCTATAAGGAAACAGCGAGTTTCAGCAACCCGGTTGAAACCTACAAAACAGGTAAGCCCCTCACCTTTGAGATTCATTATGACCAGGATGGGCTTGACCTCTACAATTTGATGAGTACGGCTAAACTGGGGGAGGAGGTCGTTATCCACTTTACCGATTTTACCCACTTGAGGCACTTGCAACTCCAGCTCGAAAGCAAGATCAGGGAGTTGAACGGTTCCAACCAAAGCCTTCAGGAGTTTGCCTATGTGGCTTCCCATGATCTTCAGGAACCCCTGCGCAAGATCCAATCGTTTGGCGATTTGCTCGCCAGTCAGTATGCCGACGCGTTGGGCGATGGGGCCGCTTACGTACATCGGATGCAAACGGCGGCCACTCGGATGTCGGTCCTCATTCGGGACCTGCTGGACTACTCGCGGCTATCCACCCGGCCGGATCAAACCACCCCTGTATCCCTGACGGATGTCCTTGCTGTGAGCCTGGCGGATCTGGACTTACTGATTGAGGAAACCGGTGCCCAGGTGACAGTCGATTCCTTGCCAACGGTGTTGGGGGATCTCCGGCAATTGGGACAACTCTTTCAAAATTTACTCAGCAATGCCTTGAAGTTTCGCCGAGTAGACATACCCAGCCGGATTGAGGTGCGTTACCGGTTGGTCAGGGGTGGGGAGCTGACTTTCTCCGGTCAACCCAGCCAGACGGCAGCGGCCTACCATCTGATTGAGGTATCGGACAACGGCATCGGTTTCGAGGAGCAGTACCGGGACCGGATTTTTCAGGTCTTCCAGCGGCTACACGGCAAGAACGAGTTTACGGGTACGGGTATTGGGCTGGCGATTTGTGAAAAAGTAGTGACCAATCATGGGGGCGTTATCACGGCCAGCAGCCAACCAGGCCAAGGGGCCACCTTTAGCATTTATCTCCCCGCGTAG